The Aggregatilinea lenta genome includes a region encoding these proteins:
- a CDS encoding ABC transporter ATP-binding protein, with translation MIATQAGTLVLEDVSKVFPQRDEGGEVRAVDGVSLSIDVGEFVTLLGPSGCGKTTTLRLISGFEFPSSGRILLDGKDISNRPPNKRDMAMVFQSYALFPHMTVANNVAYGLRVRHVGGQEMKQRVAHVLDLMGLAGLAERRPHEMSGGQQQRVALARSLVVEPRVLLFDEPLSNLDAKLRVQMRSEIRNIQRRLNITSVYVTHDQVEAMALSDRIVVMNDGHIEQMGTPEEIYRRPVSRFVADFIGRANFVEGTIRDVSGERATVSLLGQTATISAGFQPRPGDDVTVVLRPESLVLRADPALEQVRVEQVMYLGSSVEYQLARGDQHLIAVDTDPRSDQIFREGESAGLTFEPELVHILPASA, from the coding sequence ATGATTGCAACGCAGGCCGGGACACTGGTCCTCGAAGATGTCTCGAAGGTCTTTCCCCAACGCGATGAGGGCGGCGAGGTCCGCGCAGTGGATGGCGTCTCACTCAGCATCGACGTGGGCGAGTTCGTGACGCTGCTCGGCCCGTCTGGCTGCGGCAAGACGACCACGCTGCGCCTGATTTCGGGCTTCGAGTTCCCCTCGTCGGGCCGCATCCTGCTGGACGGTAAGGACATCTCCAACCGCCCGCCAAACAAGCGCGACATGGCGATGGTGTTTCAGAGTTATGCGCTGTTCCCGCACATGACCGTCGCCAACAACGTGGCTTATGGGCTGCGCGTGCGGCACGTGGGCGGCCAGGAGATGAAGCAGCGCGTTGCGCACGTGCTGGACCTGATGGGCCTCGCCGGGCTGGCCGAACGCCGTCCGCACGAGATGTCCGGCGGGCAGCAGCAGCGCGTGGCGCTGGCGCGCTCGCTGGTCGTGGAGCCGCGCGTGCTGCTGTTCGACGAGCCGCTCTCAAATCTGGATGCCAAGCTGCGCGTGCAGATGCGCAGTGAGATTCGCAACATCCAGCGGCGACTGAACATCACCAGTGTGTACGTGACGCATGATCAGGTCGAGGCGATGGCGCTCTCCGACCGGATCGTGGTCATGAACGATGGGCATATCGAGCAGATGGGCACGCCGGAAGAAATCTACCGCCGCCCTGTGTCGCGCTTCGTGGCGGACTTCATCGGGCGCGCGAACTTCGTCGAGGGCACGATCCGCGATGTCAGCGGCGAGCGCGCGACGGTGTCGCTGCTCGGTCAGACGGCCACGATCAGTGCGGGCTTTCAGCCGCGCCCCGGCGACGACGTGACGGTCGTGCTGCGTCCCGAATCGCTCGTGCTGCGTGCCGATCCTGCTCTGGAGCAGGTGCGTGTCGAGCAGGTGATGTACCTGGGGTCGTCGGTCGAGTACCAACTGGCGCGCGGCGACCAGCACCTGATCGCGGTCGACACCGATCCGCGCTCCGACCAGATCTTCCGCGAGGGCGAATCGGCGGGCCTGACCTTCGAGCCAGAGTTGGTGCACATTCTCCCCGCCAGTGCGTAG
- a CDS encoding ABC transporter permease — translation MAETTLPSPRVADNAFLSPPLAECRSSVFWLISDSWIMTKRSTMHIVRSLDQVLSLILFPIMFMLLNRYVLGGAIDTGEVSYANYLFAGILIQTLAFGANYTTINLAVDMKEGVVDRFRSLPMSSIALVVGHIAADLVRNVISGIIIILAGFAVGFRPSASLTEWLLVIGLSLLFTLAISWLSAILGLLVKSLEAAQWVGFMLIFPLTFVSSAFVPTETMPKLIRTFAENQPLTHTINAIRAWLVGTPLGDSAWLSVVWSIAIIVVSVPITAWLFRRHSVQ, via the coding sequence ATGGCTGAGACTACGCTCCCGTCGCCACGCGTGGCTGACAATGCATTCCTGTCGCCGCCGCTGGCTGAGTGCCGCTCGTCGGTCTTCTGGCTGATCTCCGATTCATGGATTATGACGAAGCGCAGCACGATGCACATCGTCCGCAGCCTCGATCAGGTGCTGTCGCTGATTCTGTTCCCGATCATGTTCATGCTGCTGAACCGCTATGTGCTCGGCGGCGCGATTGACACGGGCGAGGTGAGCTATGCGAATTATCTGTTCGCCGGTATCCTGATCCAGACGTTGGCTTTCGGAGCCAACTACACGACGATCAACCTCGCGGTGGACATGAAGGAAGGCGTGGTGGACCGCTTCCGGTCGTTGCCCATGTCCAGCATTGCCCTGGTTGTCGGGCACATCGCCGCCGATCTGGTGCGCAACGTCATTTCGGGCATCATCATCATCCTGGCCGGGTTCGCGGTGGGGTTCCGCCCTAGTGCAAGCCTGACGGAATGGCTGCTCGTGATCGGGCTGTCGTTGTTGTTCACGCTGGCGATCTCGTGGCTGTCGGCCATTCTGGGGCTTCTGGTCAAGAGCCTGGAGGCCGCGCAGTGGGTGGGCTTCATGCTGATCTTCCCGCTGACGTTTGTGTCCAGCGCGTTCGTGCCGACGGAGACGATGCCGAAACTTATCCGAACATTTGCCGAAAACCAACCTCTGACCCATACGATCAACGCGATCCGGGCGTGGCTGGTCGGCACGCCGCTCGGCGATTCCGCATGGCTGTCGGTGGTCTGGTCGATCGCGATCATCGTCGTCTCTGTTCCGATCACGGCGTGGCTGTTCCGGCGGCACTCGGTCCAGTAA
- a CDS encoding ATP-binding cassette domain-containing protein, whose translation MESTPTHTAANAIVVQNLQKSFKDLKVLHGIDFRVRRGSILALLGPNGAGKTTTIRILSTLLPPDDGQVYVNGYDVVKQACEVRSSIGLTGQFAAVDIYLTGEENLQMLGRLYRLSQADTKRRTQELLVQFDLVDAARRPVKTYSGGMKRRLDLAMSLIAAPPVIFLDEPTTGLDPRSRLNMWAAIKNLANSGATILLTTQYMDEADYLADWIVVIDEGRVIAEGDANTLKSRVGSDHVDLTISPNSNFALAQQAVDGEQLQAVADQRILTIAATNGATTLKQILQRLEDAQIEVESVSMRRPTLDDVFMFLTDNGMSKDGVHNDGESIHG comes from the coding sequence ATGGAATCAACACCGACTCACACCGCCGCCAATGCCATTGTAGTGCAAAATCTCCAGAAGTCGTTCAAGGATCTCAAGGTGCTGCACGGCATTGACTTCAGGGTCCGGCGCGGCTCGATCCTTGCGCTGCTCGGTCCCAACGGCGCGGGCAAAACCACTACGATTCGCATCCTCAGCACGCTGCTGCCGCCTGATGATGGACAGGTCTATGTCAACGGCTACGACGTCGTGAAGCAGGCCTGCGAAGTCCGCAGCAGCATCGGCCTGACGGGGCAGTTCGCCGCGGTGGACATCTACCTGACCGGCGAAGAGAATCTGCAAATGCTGGGCCGTCTGTACCGCCTGAGCCAGGCCGATACCAAGCGCCGCACGCAGGAGCTGCTGGTACAGTTCGATCTGGTCGATGCGGCCCGCCGCCCGGTGAAGACCTATTCCGGCGGTATGAAGCGCCGCCTCGACCTGGCGATGAGCCTCATCGCCGCGCCTCCGGTGATCTTTCTGGACGAGCCGACGACGGGCCTGGACCCGCGAAGCCGCCTGAACATGTGGGCCGCGATCAAAAATCTGGCCAACAGCGGCGCGACCATTCTGCTGACGACACAGTACATGGACGAAGCCGATTACCTCGCGGACTGGATCGTGGTCATCGACGAGGGGCGGGTGATCGCGGAAGGCGATGCGAACACCCTTAAGTCGCGCGTTGGGTCCGATCACGTTGATCTCACCATTTCACCCAACAGCAACTTTGCGCTGGCGCAGCAGGCTGTGGACGGCGAGCAGCTTCAGGCCGTCGCGGACCAGCGCATCCTGACCATCGCGGCCACCAACGGCGCGACCACGCTCAAGCAGATTTTGCAGCGCCTGGAAGACGCGCAGATCGAAGTCGAAAGCGTGTCGATGCGCCGCCCAACGCTCGACGACGTATTCATGTTCCTGACCGACAATGGTATGTCTAAAGATGGCGTACACAACGATGGAGAGAGCATTCATGGCTGA
- a CDS encoding NHLP leader peptide family RiPP precursor, giving the protein MANGIKWSSIVKKAHEDPEFKQLLLSDPRGAIESFTGTKLPEGVQYIVHEQTPTTVHLVLPESAEEPAKKDAFFVQDDDDATAATKSDAFFVQDDDDAESDDTTDTPDTK; this is encoded by the coding sequence ATGGCAAACGGTATCAAATGGTCCAGCATCGTCAAGAAAGCCCACGAGGATCCGGAATTCAAGCAGTTGCTGCTCAGCGATCCGCGCGGGGCGATTGAGTCCTTCACCGGCACCAAGCTGCCCGAAGGCGTCCAGTATATTGTACACGAGCAAACACCGACAACCGTCCATCTCGTTTTACCCGAATCGGCTGAAGAACCGGCCAAAAAAGATGCCTTTTTCGTCCAGGACGATGATGATGCCACCGCTGCCACCAAGTCCGACGCGTTCTTCGTGCAGGATGACGACGACGCGGAAAGTGACGACACGACGGACACCCCCGACACGAAGTAA